Genomic segment of Leptospiraceae bacterium:
GATCACGGAAACATGTATGGTGTGATTCAATTCTATCAAGAAGCCGTAAAACACAACATCAAACCCATCATCGGCAATGAATTTTACGTAGCTCCGGGGAAAAGAACCGAAAAAAAGTTCGTAGAAAACTTGGCTGATGGAAATAACTTTCATTTAGTTTTATTAGCACAAAACCTAAAGGGCTACAAAAACCTCATCAAACTCACATCCCGTTCTTTTACCGAAGGGTTTTATCGAAAACCCCGAATTGATTATGAACTCTTAGAAGAATATAGTGAAGGATTGATTTGTCTTACGGCTTGTCTGGGAGGTGAGGTCCAAAGCAAAATTCTTTCTGGAAGATTCCACGAAGCCGAAGCTCTTGCCAAAAGACTCAAAGACATTTTCGGAAAAGATCGATTCTATCTCGAAATCCAAAATCACGGACTCAAAGAAGAAGAGATTGTTGCCAAAGGAAACATAGAAATTTCCAAAAAATGGGATATCCCTTTAGTGCTCACAAATGATGCCCACTTTCTGACGCAAAAAGATCACGAAATCCAAGACATATTATTGAGAATCAATCAAAAGAAAACCATTGATGAACCTTTGGAATTTGGATTTAATCAAGAATTCTACGTAAAAACACCAGAAGAAATGTTCCAGGTATTTCCTGAAATCCCCGAAGCCTTCTACAACACCCAAAAAATCAAAGAGATGGTTGATTTGTCGTTCGAATTTGGAAACCCTTTACTTCCTAAGTTTGATGTTCCAAAAGGCTATACCACAAATAGCTATTTACGAAAACTTGCTGAAGAAGGGCTCAAACGAAGATATAAAGTGATCACAAAAGAAATTCAAGAACGCTTTGAGTTCGAATACAAAGTCATCACAGAAATGGATTTTGCTAGTTATTTTCTGATTGTTCAGGATTTCATCAACTGGGCAAAAAGTCAAAACATCCCCGTTGGACCGGGACGTGGTTCCGCCGCTGGTTCACTGATTGCCTATTGCTTAGGAATCACAGAAATTGATCCCATTCGTTATAATTTGCTATTTGAAAGATTTTTGAACTTAGAAAGAAAAGAAATGCCTGATATCGACGTTGATTTTTGTATGGAACGAAGAGAAGAAGTCATCAACTACGTAAAGCAAAAATACGGAGAAGAAAACGTAGCTCAGATCATCACATACGGAAACATGGCAGCGAAAGCCTGCATCAAAGATGTTGCCAGAGTTTTGAAAATGCCCTTTGCGGAAGCTAATCTCTATTCTCAAGCTATCCCCAATACCCCAAAAATTACCATCGAAGAAGCCTACGAGGAATCACTGGAATTTCAAAGATATGTAAATAAAAGTGAACTCCACAAAAAGGTTTTTGAGATCGCAAAAAAGTTAGAAGGAAACTCACGTCAAACGGGTGTGCATGCCGCCGGAGTAGTGATAGCTCCCGAACCTCTGGAGAATATCGTTCCTCTTGCCACAGTTGCCAACCCCAAAGACAAATCTTCCCAAAGGATTTTGGTGACACAGTTTGACATGAACGTTCTTTCTGAAATTGGTTTAGTCAAAATGGATTTTCTGGGCCTTAGGAATTTAACCGTCATTCACAACACTCTAAAAAGAATCCAAAAAAGAAGGGGGATTCAGATTGATATTAACAACATCCCATTGGATGATAAAAAAACCTATCAACTTTTACAATCGGGAAAAGTCAAAGGCATCTTTCAATTAGAGTCTTCTCCGGGTATGAGGGATTTTGTGGTTCGAATGCAGCCAGAGGTATTTGAAGACCTGATTGCTTTGATTGCCATGTATCGTCCGGGACCACTTCAAACGGGCATGGCAGATATGTACATCAACCGTAAAAAAGGCTTAGAAAAAGTAGAATACCCTCATCCCGACTTAGAAGGAATCCTAAAAGAAACCTACGGTGTGATTTTGTACCAAGAACAAGTGATGCAAATTGCTCAAAAGATTGGGGGCTTCAGCAAAGGTCAATCCGATACCCTCAGAAAAGCCATGGGGAAAAAGATCGAATCCAAAATGCAAGAAATGAAAGTTCTCTTTATTGAAGGAGCGGTTCAAAGAGGATATGACTCAAAATTCGCAGAAGAATTATATAACCAGATGTCTGAGTTTGCAAAGTATGGGTTTAATAAATCTCATTCTGCTGCATATGCCATGATTGTTTACCAAACTGCCTATCTAAAAGCCAATTACACCATTGAATTTCTCACTGAAGTTCTCAACAGCGAAATTCACAAAACAGAAAAATTAACTCCTTATTTTTACGAATCCAAAGAATTGAATATCAAAATAGAAAAACCAGATATTAATAAGTCCTTTGAACTTTTTGAAATCGAAAACGAAAACACCATACGCTATGGATTAAGCGCCATCAAAAATGTTGGAGATAATGTGGTTTCCAACATTTTGGAAGTTCGAAATCGAATCAAACAATTTCGAAGTTTCACAGAGTTTTTACAAGAAATCAATCTCAAAACAATCAACAAAAGAGCTCTGGAGTCATTGATTTATGCCGGTTGTTTCGACAATTTAGGTTACACCCGAAAAGGCTTGATTGAGTCCTTGGAATATTTAATAGAGAAAGTGAAAAAAAACAAAGAACCCTACCAAGAAAGTCAAGGGGTTTTGTTTCTTTCTCTTGGGACCACAAATTTACTCATGAAACATGGTTTTTATCATAATAATACTGAAGCACTGGAATATAAGATTTCTAAAGAAGAATTTCAACAAGATGAATTCTTCAAAAAAGAAAAAGAAGTCTTAGGGATTTATTTTTCAGGACATCCTTTGGATAAATATCAATACTTGATACGACATCTAAAAATTACTCCCATTGAAAAGCTATACACAGAAAATAAAACTTCGGAGTTTGAATTGTGCGGTGTGATTCAGGATTTAGAAATCAAAAGCAGTAGGAACAAAAAAGAATATGCTCGGTTTCAGCTTTTAGATTGGACTGGTCAAGTTCAATGTTTAGTTTTTTCGAACTTGATTGAAAGCAATAGAAACCTCCTACAGGAGGATCAAATCGTATGGGTGAAAGGAAGGGCAGACGTTGACGAAGAAACCCAAAACATAACGATTTTAGTAGATGAAATAAAAGCTCTCACCGAAGAACTCTTGGAAGAAAAAGCAGAACAATCCCTACACATAAAAATACAAAGAGAAGTCTTTCAAGAAGATAGCTTTGTTCAACTATGGGAATTATTCAATAAACATATCAAAAATCACAAAGGAAAAGCCCAGATTTACTTTCATATTATAGAAAATGGTAGCACCCAAACTGTGATCAAAGCTCACAGCACTTTTTCAATTTCAGTGAATGATGAACTTATCAAAGAACTAAAAAAAATCGAAGGAATCAAAGGTATTTATCACACTATTGGAACCACCATCAAAGCTTTGTGATCACTGAATATCAAAGTGTAAAACCTGATGGTAAGTACTAAGAATTTCAAGGCTATAATTTCCTTTTGATAAATTATCTAAGTTGATTCTCTCTTTTTCTTTAGTGATGCTGATTTGCTTTTGGCTAATGATTTCTTCATCACGATACAGCTTGATGGTGAGAGCTCCATAGACATGATAAAAATAAATACTTAACAAAACTTCTGATTGTTGAGGAATAAACGAATATTCTACCAGAGATTCATTTTGATTATCTCTTAATACGACTTTATAACTTTTCCCCAATCCATTAGCACGATAATTTGGTATGGGAATCAACTCCACAGGTAAGCTTAAACTCGAGGAAAGAATTTCTATAGAGTTTTCTAATAGTTTTAGAGAAATTCGATTTTTCGCTTTTTCTTCTTGTCTTTGGAGTTGTTTTTGATAGAATTCTTTTACTTGATAAGCATAGAAATCCGGTAGTGGCAACCGCTCATCAGAGTTAATCATCCTATGAATGGCTTGATAAATATCCATAAGTTCCCATAATTCTTTGGCACTCAGCTGATTGATTTGCTTTTTGATTTCTTTTAATTTTTCTTCGTTATTGCTGTTGAGAATTTCATCTACTAACTTTATGATGTAGTAAAATTCCTTTTTTCCCATACACTGCTCCTTCTGCTAATTTGACGTATCTATTTTTAAATCAGTAAAAATTTTTTTAATTCCTGAGACTGCCGAATTTTTTCGTTGGCTTTTTTGAAATGTTGACTTACCGTTGGCACACTAATTTTCAGAAATTGAGCAATCTTGTGGAATGGTACTCTGATCAAGAGTTCTCTCTTTTGAAACCTTTCTAATACTTTTATGCGATTTAAACTCCATTCTTTGAGTTTTTCTTTGATTTCTTTTAATTCATAGCTATCTTCTTCATGTTTCATCAATTCACTTTCTTTTCGTTTTAAATCCAAATATTTCTTATGCATTCTTTGAAGCCGTTCTATCTTTTCAGTTAGTCTTTGGTTTTTTTTGACCAAATAATCTTTTGTTTTAGAAATAAAACTTAATATTTCAAAATTTTCTTTTCCGTAAACTTCCTTCAGGATTTCTATGTCTTTGGGTTCAAGATTAAGATAAAAAAGATACACTAACTTAAAGACTATTCGTGATTGGGGTTCTAAATTATCGAGTTCTTTGTAAAAAATGTCTATTGCATAACCTTCATCTTCTTGCATATTAAAGGAAAATTCTTTACTAAATTGTTCAAATGGAATATACTCAAGATTTTTAAATTTTTTATGATACCTAAACCAATCCATCACTAAATTTCGAAGAACACTATAAAACCAAGTCCGAAAAGAAGCATTTCCTCGATAGGTTTTAAAACGCTTCCCATCCCTCAATCGTTCAAAAGCAAAAAGAAAAAAATCTCCCGCATCTTCCTCAGAAAAATGAAAAGCTCTAATGGGAAAATTATAAATTTCAATGCTATAAATTTCAAAAAAGCGTTGCAGAGCTCCCCAGTCTTGTGATTTACAGCGTTCTATTAATTCCTCAAACTCTTGGGTTTGTTCAAATTGCTTTAATTCAATTCTATCACGACTCACTTTTCATAAAAAAAACAGGAAAGCTCATAAAAGTCAAATTCTATTTCAAAATAAAAAACTTTACAAGAAGGTTCGGAAGGTTTCTTGGGGTTTATGAGAAATAGGTTGTTGCTTTTTTTTCTTATTTTTCTTGTTTTTTTGGGTCCTTTGATAGGTAGCCCAAGTTTTCAATTTCAATGGCCGATACAACCCCAAAAACAAAAACATGTTATTACTTCTACATTTGGTGAATCTCGAATGGATCATTTTCATAATGGCATGGATATATCCGGAGAAGATTTACCCGTTCTACCAATAACCGATGGAAAAATACTTTATTTCGAACACTCGAGGATGTTTCCCTCTTCGAAAAGATTTTTATCTGGCACGGGAGAACAAATCTGGTTAGAACATGAACATGGTATTTGGAGTGGTTATTATCATTTGAAAGAAATCTACTTTCCTACTGATAATTTTACTTTTCGAAGGTTTGATGTTCTGGGAATTTCAGGCAACACAGGAAAATCCTCTTCTGCCCACTTGCACTTTTTTATCACAGAAGAATACGGGAAAAAAATCATCAACCCCCTACTCAGGCTACCTCCAGAAGAAGATACCACAACTCCTGTAATTGAACACATCGCCTTCATCATCATCAAAGATGAAAAAGAAGAAATTTCAATCATCTTGCCCGAAAAAAAAGCAAACATCAAGCTTACACTACCTCGTCCTATTTATTTAAAAGTTTATGATGCCAATAATGTTCCCAAAACAAAACGAATTCCATACCGAATTGAATGGACCTTTCAAAATCAAAAATCTCAAGAAAGTTCATTCTATCAATTTGATTTTATTGAAAATCATCCTAAGGGATATTTACTAAATGGCAACCTCTCTTTTGAGGAAGTATTTTACAAAAACTATGTAAAGCTAAAGACCTTTCCTTATGAGGAAGGAGAAAACCTACTAACCATTAAGGCAATCGACAAAAACAACAACACTACAGAAAAAAAATTTCTTCTTTGGATAAAAAAAGAATATGAATGACTAAACATGAAGTTTTCGAAAAGAGGCAAATAAGTTCTGAAAAGCCTCAAACTGATTATAAAAACTACCTTTGTTTATGATAAAAATAGCTTGGGATTCCATGAGGGTTTCGATTTCTTTGAGTTGATTTTCTTTTAAGGTTTTCCCTGTGCTGACCAAATCTACAATGCCATCAGAAATTTTTAAAATAGGAGCTACTTCAATAGAACCATGGAGCTTGATGATCTCCACACTCATACCCTTTTGGAAAAAAAAATCTTTCGTCAAGTTTGGATACTTCGTTGCTATTCGGATGTAAATTTTTCTCCAAAAATCAGAAGTAGATAAACCCTCAGGGATTGCTAAGGACAAGCGACAAAATCCAAAAGGCAAATCAAGATAATAAAAAACATCATACTGATTTTCAAACAACAAATCCCTTCCGCAAACACCAGCGTCCGCACCCCCATGAAGAACCATTAACGGCACATCTTGATTTCTCACCATCATAAACTGTATTGTGTGAGTTACATCAAAAAAAATTAACTCCCGATTTTGAGGAAGTTCCACATCAAAGTTAAGATTTTTTTTGAAAAATTCTATCGTATCTTCTAGCATTCTACCAGAGGGAATAGCAATACGTAGAGGTTTCATTTAAGGTTCTGAATTAATCAAAAAGAAAAGGGTCAATTCGGATTGGATTTTGGAAATTTCAGGATGATTTTGAATATCGAGCTGATAAACTTTTTTAGATATCCTACGGGCATCTTCTTTTTTTCCCAAATGATAAAGTAATCGAACTTGAGTGAATAATACATAAGCTTTTAGGTATTCATTTGGAATTTCATATTTTAAAATTTCTTCTATGTTGGATAGAGCTCTACTAT
This window contains:
- the dnaE gene encoding DNA polymerase III subunit alpha, translated to MKKKKLNFTHLHLHTTFSLLDGAIRIKDLMEYLNQHEMDSVAITDHGNMYGVIQFYQEAVKHNIKPIIGNEFYVAPGKRTEKKFVENLADGNNFHLVLLAQNLKGYKNLIKLTSRSFTEGFYRKPRIDYELLEEYSEGLICLTACLGGEVQSKILSGRFHEAEALAKRLKDIFGKDRFYLEIQNHGLKEEEIVAKGNIEISKKWDIPLVLTNDAHFLTQKDHEIQDILLRINQKKTIDEPLEFGFNQEFYVKTPEEMFQVFPEIPEAFYNTQKIKEMVDLSFEFGNPLLPKFDVPKGYTTNSYLRKLAEEGLKRRYKVITKEIQERFEFEYKVITEMDFASYFLIVQDFINWAKSQNIPVGPGRGSAAGSLIAYCLGITEIDPIRYNLLFERFLNLERKEMPDIDVDFCMERREEVINYVKQKYGEENVAQIITYGNMAAKACIKDVARVLKMPFAEANLYSQAIPNTPKITIEEAYEESLEFQRYVNKSELHKKVFEIAKKLEGNSRQTGVHAAGVVIAPEPLENIVPLATVANPKDKSSQRILVTQFDMNVLSEIGLVKMDFLGLRNLTVIHNTLKRIQKRRGIQIDINNIPLDDKKTYQLLQSGKVKGIFQLESSPGMRDFVVRMQPEVFEDLIALIAMYRPGPLQTGMADMYINRKKGLEKVEYPHPDLEGILKETYGVILYQEQVMQIAQKIGGFSKGQSDTLRKAMGKKIESKMQEMKVLFIEGAVQRGYDSKFAEELYNQMSEFAKYGFNKSHSAAYAMIVYQTAYLKANYTIEFLTEVLNSEIHKTEKLTPYFYESKELNIKIEKPDINKSFELFEIENENTIRYGLSAIKNVGDNVVSNILEVRNRIKQFRSFTEFLQEINLKTINKRALESLIYAGCFDNLGYTRKGLIESLEYLIEKVKKNKEPYQESQGVLFLSLGTTNLLMKHGFYHNNTEALEYKISKEEFQQDEFFKKEKEVLGIYFSGHPLDKYQYLIRHLKITPIEKLYTENKTSEFELCGVIQDLEIKSSRNKKEYARFQLLDWTGQVQCLVFSNLIESNRNLLQEDQIVWVKGRADVDEETQNITILVDEIKALTEELLEEKAEQSLHIKIQREVFQEDSFVQLWELFNKHIKNHKGKAQIYFHIIENGSTQTVIKAHSTFSISVNDELIKELKKIEGIKGIYHTIGTTIKAL
- a CDS encoding sigma-70 family RNA polymerase sigma factor gives rise to the protein MSRDRIELKQFEQTQEFEELIERCKSQDWGALQRFFEIYSIEIYNFPIRAFHFSEEDAGDFFLFAFERLRDGKRFKTYRGNASFRTWFYSVLRNLVMDWFRYHKKFKNLEYIPFEQFSKEFSFNMQEDEGYAIDIFYKELDNLEPQSRIVFKLVYLFYLNLEPKDIEILKEVYGKENFEILSFISKTKDYLVKKNQRLTEKIERLQRMHKKYLDLKRKESELMKHEEDSYELKEIKEKLKEWSLNRIKVLERFQKRELLIRVPFHKIAQFLKISVPTVSQHFKKANEKIRQSQELKKFLLI
- a CDS encoding M23 family metallopeptidase is translated as MRNRLLLFFLIFLVFLGPLIGSPSFQFQWPIQPQKQKHVITSTFGESRMDHFHNGMDISGEDLPVLPITDGKILYFEHSRMFPSSKRFLSGTGEQIWLEHEHGIWSGYYHLKEIYFPTDNFTFRRFDVLGISGNTGKSSSAHLHFFITEEYGKKIINPLLRLPPEEDTTTPVIEHIAFIIIKDEKEEISIILPEKKANIKLTLPRPIYLKVYDANNVPKTKRIPYRIEWTFQNQKSQESSFYQFDFIENHPKGYLLNGNLSFEEVFYKNYVKLKTFPYEEGENLLTIKAIDKNNNTTEKKFLLWIKKEYE
- the hisG gene encoding ATP phosphoribosyltransferase — protein: MKPLRIAIPSGRMLEDTIEFFKKNLNFDVELPQNRELIFFDVTHTIQFMMVRNQDVPLMVLHGGADAGVCGRDLLFENQYDVFYYLDLPFGFCRLSLAIPEGLSTSDFWRKIYIRIATKYPNLTKDFFFQKGMSVEIIKLHGSIEVAPILKISDGIVDLVSTGKTLKENQLKEIETLMESQAIFIINKGSFYNQFEAFQNLFASFRKLHV